Below is a window of Enterobacter kobei DNA.
GTGTTCGTCGTTCACTTCAGGACGTCGTGAAGCATCCCGGCGTGAGAGGCGTTGAAGCGAAGGTGAAACATGAAGTGGTAGAGGAACTGTGCGAACACTGTAACGGGAAAGGAGAGGTCAGCACTGCCTGCCGGGGATGTAAAGGTAAAGGCATCGTGCTTGATGAGAAGCGAACCAGACTTCATGGCGTGCCAGTGCAGAAGATCTGCGGTCGCTGTAATGGTCACCGCTTCAGTCGTGTTCCCACAAGCCTGGCTCGTGCGGTTGTGGAACGACTGGTGCCGGATCTGACAAAGCATCAGTGGTACACCGGTTATGCTGAAGTCATCGATAAGCTGGTAATGAAGTGCTGGCAGGAAGAGGCTTATGCGGAGAAGCTTTTGCGCAAAGTCACAAGATAGAAGCGTTATTTAGTATTTTAGCGACACAATGCTTGCAACAATCGGAAAAGTTGGTTAGAGTTTTTCCAACGATGGGCGTTATATATCCAGCGTTAAAAAACCCGCTTCCGGCGGGTTTTTTTATAACCACATTTGTGTTTCATGGCTGATACTTGCATGTCAAGATGGATTGGTCTGAATGATGTGGTAATAACCGTGTTTTAGGTGTAACTTTTCGCTCATGATTATTCGGAGCGAGCCGGCTATGGAAACAAGAGGGAATTACCAGATCAAGCCAATTCGTGAATTAGGGCGCGGGGCATTTGGTCGGGTTGAAATGGTTGAAGTCTACAATACTGCAGGCCATCTTAGTGGTAAGTACGCAAGAAAAGTACTTTCGGTGAACCCCGCTTTGATTAACGAGCTTTTCAGCGTGCATGATTGGATAAAACGTTTTGAACGGGAAGTAAAGTATCAGGCTGAGTGTAGTCATGATAACGTCGTTCATATTTATATCCATCATCTCAACGCTGAGAATCCATGGTTTGTAATGGGCTTGGCTCAATCCGATTTGAGAACTGAACTTAACTCTCATATTCTTGCAGATGATGAAAAACTAAACGTCCTGCGCATGGTCTTTAGTGGTGTAAAGTACATTCACGAAAAAGGCATGCTTCACAGAGACTTGAAGCCTGAAAATATACTGAGATATAGTGACAAATGTTACAAAATTTCAGATTTTGGCTTGATCAAAAAACTCGACTCAGAAGCACAATCCAACTTTCTTTCTGAGGTGCTTCAAAATAAAGAAATGGGTATAGGAACACCGAAGTACATGTCTGATGAAGCAAAACGAGGTATTTATACTGAAAAATCAGACATTTACTCTCTAGGGGTGATTACTAGCGAGATGAACATAGCGCATATCGATGGCATCAACGCTTTAATTGACAAATCGGCGGCATTTACACCTCGCTCTAGATATGATTCTGTAGCTGAAATGATTGATGTCCTCGATGGCATAATTGCAAGGAGAGCGAAATGATCAAACTAACTAATTGCGGAGCTTTCTCCTTCGCAAAGGATCAAACGCGTCATAACGAGGATGCGTTCTTGCTCCCTATGCCTTGCGAGGATGGCTATATTTTCGCCGTTGCTGATGGCGTTGGTGCTTACGCAGGCGCACAAGAAGCTGCGCAGACTGCTATTAATAGCCTCATAGCGCTGAAACTTCCCGACTTGTTAGATGCTGAACTCGTTCTGAAGTTTGTTAAAAACGAGATTACAGATTTATTGCAGAGTAACTCTGATAAAGCTAAAGCGGCAACAACGTTGTCATACTGCTTTATAAATAGCGAATATCTCCATGTTATTCATGTTGGAGATACAAGGGTCTATGTTAGAGCAGGTCTTAAGTTAAATCTTTTGACCAAAGATCATACACAGCATCAAGAACTGCTTGATGATGGGCTATATACAAAGAAAGAACTTAAGTCACTTCCTGGCAAAAATATGCTCACAGCTGCCATCTCAAAATCACTACCGGTCCGCTACCAGTACTACAAAGTTCCGTTAGATGATCTTGTAAGTGATGATGGTTCTCTAATGCTAGTCATTATGTCAGATGGTGCCCATCACTTTTGGGAACATCGACCCCGCTTTTCGGCAAGCACGATGAGTAGCCCGAGTAATTTTGCAACGACTATGCTCAAGCGTATTAAGCGTATGGGGCCTAGCGATGATCATTCTTTAATTGCTGCAAGTTTTCAGAGATCCTAAAAAAAGTGATTTTTTAACATCATTATGTTCTAACCAGTCTAGACTCCGATTTTTTCCAAGCTTCTATTCCTTTTCAAAGGCTCCCATATGGGGGCCTTTTTTATTTCCCCTCATCTGAGAGGATCCACAGCAATGACGAGGGGGCTAAATGTCCGAACCTGTATCCGGATCTGTTGCAGCTGCGAGTGCGTTAACCGGTGCCAGCATTTACGGGCTGCTGACCGGCACTGATTATGGTGTCGTGTTCGGAGCGTTCGCTGGTGCCGTTTTCTACGTGGCCACTGCAGCAGACCTGACGATTTTCCGCCGATCTGCATACTTCATCGTTTCCTATTTTGCCGGGGTATATGGTTCCGGGCTGGTGGGCTCCTGGCTTGCCAGCATGACCAGCTACAACGACAAGCCGCTTGATGCTCTGGGTGCGGTGCTTCTTTCCGCGCTGGCTATCAAGACACTCACGTTTTTCAGTGAGCAGGATCCGCTGACGTTATTGCAAAGGTGGAGAGGAGGAACCAATGGTAATAAGTGATCCTCTGGTGCTGACCAACGTAATGACATGCACCGCGATTGTTCTGCGCCTGATGATGTTCCGTAAGCCGGGCGGCAAACATAACTGGTGGGCGTCCTGGCTGGCGTACCTGATCATCCTGGCATACGCCTCCGTCCCGTTCCGCTTCCTGTTCGATTTTTATTTCCACGCCCACTGGGCAACCGTCACTATCAACTTAATCATCTGCGCCGCCGTGTTCAGGGCTCGGGGTAATGTGGCGCAGCTGTTCCAGGTACTGAGGCCAGAATGAACCAGACACAATTTCAACGGGCGGCTAATCTCAGCGCCGGGTTAACCGCGCGCTGGTTTCCGCACATCGATGCGGCGATGCGTGAATTCGGCATCACCGAACCCGTGCAACAGGCCATGTTCATTGCGCAGGTAGGCCACGAATCAACAGGCTTTACCGCGCTGGTGGAAAGCTTCAATTACAGCGTGGCAGGGCTGACTGGTTTCATCCGTGCCGGGCGTATCACGCAGGATCAGGCGAATATGCTTGGCCGCCGCGCTGGTGAACCCTCTTTGCCACTGGAGCGCCAGCGGGCGATCGCAAATCTGGTCTACAACAAACGCAATGGCAATAAAGGTCCGCAGGATGGCTGGAAATATCGCGGTCGCGGTCTGATTCAGATCACCGGGCTGGAGAATTACCGCAAATGCGGTGCCGCCCTGAAACTTGATCTGGTCATTACGCCTGAACTGCTGGTGGAAGACCGCCACGCAGCGCGATCAGCGGCATGGTTCTTTGCCACCAGCGGTTGCATGCGGTATTCGGGCGATCTGGTGCGGGTGACGCAGATCATCAACGGCGGGCAGAACGGCATCGATGACCGGAAGAAGCGTTACGAG
It encodes the following:
- a CDS encoding antitermination protein Q, translated to MNLESLPKFYSPKSPKLNDETPATGGDALTITDVMAAQGFVQAQASLGFNLFLAKMGIQDPQPAIDGLFNYALALRNPVLNKLSDKARHEIVGCLVRFAYADYSRSAASKAVCEHCCGEGVRRSLQDVVKHPGVRGVEAKVKHEVVEELCEHCNGKGEVSTACRGCKGKGIVLDEKRTRLHGVPVQKICGRCNGHRFSRVPTSLARAVVERLVPDLTKHQWYTGYAEVIDKLVMKCWQEEAYAEKLLRKVTR
- a CDS encoding serine/threonine-protein kinase, translating into METRGNYQIKPIRELGRGAFGRVEMVEVYNTAGHLSGKYARKVLSVNPALINELFSVHDWIKRFEREVKYQAECSHDNVVHIYIHHLNAENPWFVMGLAQSDLRTELNSHILADDEKLNVLRMVFSGVKYIHEKGMLHRDLKPENILRYSDKCYKISDFGLIKKLDSEAQSNFLSEVLQNKEMGIGTPKYMSDEAKRGIYTEKSDIYSLGVITSEMNIAHIDGINALIDKSAAFTPRSRYDSVAEMIDVLDGIIARRAK
- a CDS encoding PP2C family protein-serine/threonine phosphatase produces the protein MIKLTNCGAFSFAKDQTRHNEDAFLLPMPCEDGYIFAVADGVGAYAGAQEAAQTAINSLIALKLPDLLDAELVLKFVKNEITDLLQSNSDKAKAATTLSYCFINSEYLHVIHVGDTRVYVRAGLKLNLLTKDHTQHQELLDDGLYTKKELKSLPGKNMLTAAISKSLPVRYQYYKVPLDDLVSDDGSLMLVIMSDGAHHFWEHRPRFSASTMSSPSNFATTMLKRIKRMGPSDDHSLIAASFQRS
- a CDS encoding phage holin family protein; translated protein: MSEPVSGSVAAASALTGASIYGLLTGTDYGVVFGAFAGAVFYVATAADLTIFRRSAYFIVSYFAGVYGSGLVGSWLASMTSYNDKPLDALGAVLLSALAIKTLTFFSEQDPLTLLQRWRGGTNGNK
- a CDS encoding phage holin family protein gives rise to the protein MVISDPLVLTNVMTCTAIVLRLMMFRKPGGKHNWWASWLAYLIILAYASVPFRFLFDFYFHAHWATVTINLIICAAVFRARGNVAQLFQVLRPE
- a CDS encoding glycoside hydrolase family 19 protein; the encoded protein is MNQTQFQRAANLSAGLTARWFPHIDAAMREFGITEPVQQAMFIAQVGHESTGFTALVESFNYSVAGLTGFIRAGRITQDQANMLGRRAGEPSLPLERQRAIANLVYNKRNGNKGPQDGWKYRGRGLIQITGLENYRKCGAALKLDLVITPELLVEDRHAARSAAWFFATSGCMRYSGDLVRVTQIINGGQNGIDDRKKRYEVARRALV